The nucleotide sequence acttaaaggatctgctgctgatGTCTTGGTGCTAGaggataccacagcacaccttcagagctGTTGTGGAGTTCAGGCCTCAACCATGCTACTGTTTTAATGACCCCAGCAGGaattacacaatattaggcagttaTAGGATTAGatataatttatcattataGATATAAGACAACATTCACCAGTCCCTTTGGATCAAGACTGGTCTAAAATGCACATCACATTAAACATATGAAATGTaatgtttcatatgaaatgtAATTCAATAGAAATTCTAGTTAAAGTGTAAAAACACTGGTAGAAAATTCAGGCTCTAAAGGTGATGATATTAGTGCCTAATATTTAAAAAgttgtattttttgtataaTTATCCTCTGTACCTAAATATAAAGGGGTCTGAGGAGGtttttttaacagtaaaatgtgaaatatttgcCTGCTGCCACCCTTCGGTCATGCCTGATGTACCTGAGCCGTGTTTATGAATCCAGTCTGCTCACATTCAGCACATAGCTGTCAATTAAATCTTATTGGTTCTGCTGGTGAGGAAAACATTACCCAGAAACTCCTGTCTCAGATAAAGCAGTGAAGAGAGAAGTGAAATAAACACGTTTTTATATGATGAAGCATTTATTCAGTTTCATTTACACTCGCTTATGTACAGGAAAGGTCCATGAAGCTCACTCACTGTTTCCGTTCCCCAGTGCCGCACTGAGCACTAATGCAGACACAATGCTGACCCAGTGGAGCCCTCTGCTGGTCTCACTGAGGCAAAGCACAATAAACCTTCATTCAATAACcgataatcataataatcaacCGAAATGCTCATCCGTACAAACTGCACAGGACAtcaaagtaataaaaataacatttaataaaggTCCCcacttaaaaatataataaaacacataGCACCTTGCAGGgtgtgtaataaaaataaatctcaatATTTCATTAACAACCAACCAAGTTTTATTAAAAGTGTCACAGGTTCTTGAGTGATATTTTCAGTTTAAAGAATAGACAGATAAGTTGGTATAAGTtggtagatagacagataagtTGCACACCACCTCGGAGATACACACTGCTGCTCATCCGGCTGTAAAATGGGATGAATTTCCTATTACAGGAAAAgtgttaataatatttataatatttttaagcaATGTTATGAGTTCTGTTAGAATGGTATCATATTTAGATGTTTATCACATTTGTATCAGTCTGACTCATGCTAAATAATCTTCTCCTGACAGAATGTTTGTGATGTTAGCCTTAGCTCTAATCTGGTGTAATAAAAACCTACAGTACTCCCAAGCCCCGCCCACACCCTGAGAAGGTCGCTACCTAGGGTCAGGGTTAGCTCCTGAGAAAGGGAACTGGATCAGGACAGCTTTCAAGAAAATCGCTAGTTTCCTTACGAACGTTGTAACTGGTATAAAAcaataatcataaaaataaataataactgtaCCATGGTTAGATTAACATTGTACCAGCAGCATTTAGCATTAGCTAAACAGTGCATAACACTAGCTCTCCACTGGATTCTCCATTACTGAATACGACCTTTTTGATCAGCAGAGTGATTTTTAAACCTGACTCAATACAGAAaagcgtttgtgtgtgtgtgtgtgtgcatattagCTATACATGTTTGTGTTGTCAGTAACGGTGTATTGTACATGTTTCGCAGATTCAGCACACAGTAATGTTTCTGCACACTGACCACCTGGAACTCAGGAACCTGAAGTGCTCTTTACCACCAGCCCTTAAAGACACAGGGAATCTTCCAGCTCCTAGAAATTAAACTTACAAATATGCTGTTGGAAAGTGCTGGTCTGTTTAAGTGCTGAGAGTTAAAGAGTTAAAGAGGTAAAGACGATATCAGACCATGCTAGGCAATTTTATAGGGCTGGACTAGGGGTTGGTCAGTCTGAACATGGAGCGGTTaattacacacagctttactgAGACAGCAGACCTTTATGTGGAGCAGTGTTTACATGGAGCGCTGAGGAACACCATCACCACGCCATCAACAGCAGCCGTGTTTTATACCTGTTTTTAACACTTCCCCTCCTGAACTTCCCCTCAGATAAATCTCTCGTCTTCTGGAACACAACTTACTGACATTTATACAGAACAATGGAAGAAGCTGAAGCTTAAGCTGCAATAACATGATTTCATCTATCTTCAGTTAGGGCTACATCCTGTTCAGGGTAAAAGCCTGAGGGCCATTCCtggtaccacacacacacacacacacacaacatagacaATCTAACTATCTACCTAGTTTAGGCAAtcaggagaacctggaggaaacccagatGAAGATGGGAGGGATGTGTgaagctggacacacacactgtttaacactgACTGAGATGTGAAGTGACAAACCAACCCAGTCTTTTAGGAAACACTCACATTTAAAGGTAATTTAAATTCCcaggacaaaacaaaaagatttaAGTCTCACGGCAGTGTTTGGAGTACAGAGGGTTGTGAGATACAGGGGAAGTACTGAAGACCGTACTGAAACACAGCAATTGTATATAAATTCTCAGAGCGCATTGTCGACAGACAGGTTTAAGGAACGGGAGCGCAGGGGCAGGAAGTTAGCATCACCGCTACTTCCTGTGCTCCCACAAGCACCTGCTTCTGCATCCTGGTCTTCcacagtgatgtcatcaggAAGGGGTGGGGCTCCAGGATCACCAGGTTTGGGAAGGCTGGAGGACGTCGTTAAGCTAGCGGTGCCGCTAACTGACAGACAGTCCTGTCCCCTCTGCTGATTCACTGCAAAAGAGAGGTTCATAGAGCTGCTCATCACAGAGGAGGCGGGACTTCGTTCCCCATCAGGGTGGAGACAAACAGTGGAGCACTTATCGTAATCATAGAAGTCCGCCTTGGACAGGTTGTTAGTGGCTCCGGATGGGTCCTTCATCATGGCGCTAGACACACCTGCTGCTGTAAACACACAAAAGTCAACAGAACTTTTATTCTGCTCTACTGATATAATCTAGACTGTTAACTGAGCCACCGTGCGTTAGCTCTACCTCTGAGTGCCTCTATCTTCTCGTTCTTGCACCGCTGAACCTCGTCAGTGATCTTGGCGACGATGAAGTTGAGCGTTCTCAAGCGCATGATTGACTCAATTAGCGTGTCCAGGCCTCGAGGGTTCTCCGCGATAAGGTCAAGTAATTTACCTGCCCGCTTTCCCCGTGTGCTCCTGCAGCTGATCTCCTCTGTATCCTCTCGCGTCAGGATCTTCTTGGAGCGCAGGTAATCATAGTGCCTCTCTGCAATCAGCTTCTCTACTAGGTATGGACGAAGAGACTCCAGAGCCTGGGGAGAAAAATTCACACGAGTGATATATTACCAGAGGGACTCCATCTTTTTCTGTAGATGTTCTCATTGATGAACCTGAAACAAAACTCAGCAGCGTCTCATCTGCTTTCAGATCTGTCCT is from Hemibagrus wyckioides isolate EC202008001 linkage group LG07, SWU_Hwy_1.0, whole genome shotgun sequence and encodes:
- the bcl10 gene encoding B-cell lymphoma/leukemia 10 isoform X2, which translates into the protein METPHLTEDEMAEVKKNALESLRPYLVEKLIAERHYDYLRSKKILTREDTEEISCRSTRGKRAGKLLDLIAENPRGLDTLIESIMRLRTLNFIVAKITDEVQRCKNEKIEALRAGVSSAMMKDPSGATNNLSKADFYDYDKCSTVCLHPDGERSPASSVMSSSMNLSFAVNQQRGQDCLSVSGTASLTTSSSLPKPGDPGAPPLPDDITVEDQDAEAGACGSTGSSGDANFLPLRSRSLNLSVDNAL
- the bcl10 gene encoding B-cell lymphoma/leukemia 10 isoform X1, with amino-acid sequence METPHLTEDEMAEVKKNALESLRPYLVEKLIAERHYDYLRSKKILTREDTEEISCRSTRGKRAGKLLDLIAENPRGLDTLIESIMRLRTLNFIVAKITDEVQRCKNEKIEALRAAGVSSAMMKDPSGATNNLSKADFYDYDKCSTVCLHPDGERSPASSVMSSSMNLSFAVNQQRGQDCLSVSGTASLTTSSSLPKPGDPGAPPLPDDITVEDQDAEAGACGSTGSSGDANFLPLRSRSLNLSVDNAL